In a single window of the Anaerolineae bacterium genome:
- the ssnA gene encoding putative aminohydrolase SsnA, translating to MLITHGTLITMDPGQPLIADGALRIAGDRIAEIGNSAELAARYPHDEVLDAGGRLVLPGFICAHTHFYGALSRGIPPRGIEPPADLRARLENLWWRLDKALRPEDIRSSVEVCLVDAIRHGTTTLIDHHASPRFIDGILDLIAEVTSQAGVRACLCYEVSDRDGPEAAAAGIRENARFIRRCQTNPSPLLAGLMGLHASFTLSDKTLQEAVETARGLGAGCHIHAAEGKVDVSETLRRTGKRVLERLQAAGVLGPKTIAAHCVHIDDFEVDILRETHTMVAHNPRSNMNNAVGTARVPRLRRAGIVVGLGNDGFSNNMLAEMQAAFLVHKLAALDPRLMPAEEVLDIAFAGGRAIAGTLFPAPLGILQPNAFADVILVEYHPRTPLTADNFAWHLIFGQDDMQVHTTIVGGRVLMRAGELLTLDEERIAAQARERAAKLWARY from the coding sequence CGCACGACGAGGTGCTGGACGCCGGCGGCAGGCTGGTCCTCCCCGGCTTCATCTGTGCCCACACCCATTTCTACGGCGCGCTCTCGCGCGGCATCCCGCCGCGCGGCATCGAGCCGCCGGCGGACCTGCGCGCCAGGTTGGAGAACCTGTGGTGGCGGCTGGATAAGGCCCTGCGGCCCGAGGACATCCGCTCCAGCGTGGAGGTCTGTCTGGTTGACGCTATCCGCCACGGCACCACCACGCTGATTGACCATCATGCCTCGCCGCGCTTCATTGACGGCATCCTCGACCTGATCGCGGAGGTAACCAGCCAGGCCGGCGTGCGCGCCTGCCTGTGCTATGAGGTCTCCGACCGGGACGGCCCCGAGGCCGCCGCGGCCGGCATCCGCGAGAACGCCCGCTTCATCCGCCGCTGTCAGACGAATCCCTCTCCCCTGCTGGCCGGCCTGATGGGACTGCACGCCTCCTTCACCCTTTCGGACAAAACCCTGCAGGAAGCGGTCGAGACCGCGCGCGGGCTGGGCGCCGGCTGTCATATCCACGCCGCCGAGGGGAAGGTGGATGTCTCCGAGACCCTGCGCCGCACCGGCAAACGCGTGCTGGAACGCCTGCAGGCCGCCGGCGTGTTAGGCCCCAAAACCATCGCCGCGCACTGCGTCCATATTGACGATTTTGAGGTGGACATCCTGCGGGAAACCCACACCATGGTGGCGCACAATCCCCGCTCCAACATGAACAATGCGGTCGGGACGGCGCGCGTCCCGCGCTTGCGGCGCGCCGGCATCGTGGTCGGGCTGGGGAACGACGGCTTCTCCAACAACATGCTGGCAGAGATGCAGGCCGCCTTCCTGGTGCATAAGCTGGCGGCGCTGGACCCGCGCCTCATGCCGGCAGAAGAAGTGCTGGACATTGCCTTCGCCGGCGGTCGCGCCATCGCCGGCACCCTCTTCCCTGCCCCGCTGGGAATCCTCCAACCCAACGCGTTCGCGGATGTGATCCTCGTCGAATATCATCCGCGCACGCCGCTGACGGCGGACAATTTCGCCTGGCACCTCATCTTCGGGCAGGATGACATGCAGGTGCATACGACCATCGTCGGCGGGAGGGTGCTGATGCGCGCCGGCGAGCTCCTCACCCTGGACGAAGAACGCATTGCCGCCCAGGCGCGCGAGCGCGCCGCCAAACTCTGGGCTCGATATTAG